In the genome of Chryseobacterium sp. 52, the window ACGGTAGGATTTGTTTTTGTCCAAAGGGATTTCCACGGCATTCAGCGGAAACTTTTCATTGACTTCCAGACTGACTTTTTCCTTCAGAATAGTGATAGAAAGGGGTGATGAAGCTGTTTCCTTTACATATATGGCTTCTTTCCGCAGGCTGTTCTGTATTTCGTCTTTAAAAACATATAAAGTCCCAGTAAGTGAGACGATGAAAACAATGATCCCAACAGACAAACCAAACCACAAATGCAGTTTGGCAGACCATTTCTTTGTAAAAGAAACTTTCTTTTTATGAGTATGTTTTTTCTTCATAGCAAAAAGTTAACCTCCGAAGAGGCTAACTTTTGATTATTTAAAATTTATATCCTATTGATAATCTCCAGTTACGCGGAGCATTGTAGATCCATGCATATGAACCGTCGTCTGGTCTGTATCCGCTATAAAGCTTTCTGTTCAGAACATTGTTCAGCAATAGATTAACATCGAATTTTTTGGCTACATAAGAGATCCCGAAGTTGGTGTCAAAGTAATCTTCAAGGCTTTGATCCTGCTTGGCGCTTGTTCCAAACCAGGACTGTCTTCCTCCCTGGTATTGATATCCGGCTGAAATACCGAATCCTTTTAGATGACCGTGCTCAAATCTGTAGCTCAGCCATGTATTTTGCACGTTTTTGGCATTTCCGGGGGACTGCTGACCGATAAGTTCAGGAGTATTGTCTTTTATGGTTTTAGCGTCTGTGTAAGCGTAGTTAACAACAATATTTAATCCTTTGATGATTTCCCCTTTGATATCTGCTTCAAAACCTCTTGCTCTCTGCTCTCCTGTTGCTACCTGAAAGGCAATTCCGTTGTTCTGGTCTTTACTTCCATTGGTCAGAATATTCTGTCTTCTGATTTCATAAACGGCAAAAGTTGAATTCCACTTACCACCAAACCAATCTTTTTTTAATCCTACCTCTAAGTTCTGTCCTCTAAAAGGATCTGTTATTTTTGTTTGATTAATTCCTGTTCCAGATTGCGGAACGAATGTCTTATCAAATATTCCATAAGCTGACAAATCCTCATTAATTGAATAACTGATTCCCACTCTAGGTGTAAATTCGCCGGCTTTATCTTTAGGCACAATGTTTCCTTCAGAATAATATGGGTATCCTGCGAACGTAGTTCCGCTGGTGTATCTTCCTGCTAATGTAACACGTAGCTTATTATTGAACATTTCGATCTGATCCTGTGCGTAGTATGAGGTATATTTTACACCCTGATCATTATAGAAAGGAGCTGAAGAGTTTAAAGTATAAAAACTATCCGGAGGTAAAGTAGATGGATTTACCCCATATTGTACATTCTGAATATTGATTGGGTAAACTCCCGGTCCATATCCTGAGAAATCTGCGTTATATTTTCTATCTCCGTAATCAAATCCTGCAATAATCTTATGAACGATATTTCCGGTATTAAGACTACCTCTTAAATACGTCTGGAAAATATGGTTTTTCCCAACTGCCTGCCAGTTGCTTACAGTTCTGTTGAATATATTTTTATCGTTCGGGTCAAAAGTTCCCCACCAAGAGCCACCGTCATAGTTCATATCCATGTAAGCATACTGTGTACTCCACACCCAGTCTTTGAATAATTTCTGATCCAAAGTCAAGAATAGGCTCTGATCCTTTACTTCTGTTTTTTTGAAGTTTGGGTCGTTAAAGTTAGTATGAACATTTAATGAAGCATAACCGTCATTAGACATTAAATAAGCTCCCGGCTGATTGAATTTTAAATATTGATAATTATACTGTGCTGTGAATGTCGTTGTTTTTGTAGGTCTGAACGTAATAGACGGAGCAATAATTATTTTGCTGGTCTTATCATTTTCTGACCATGATTTGTTGGAACTTCCCATTAAGTTTACACGGTAGTCCAAAACACCATCTTTCACGATAACACCGTCAAGATCTGCTTCTCCTCTGAAAAGATTATAGCTTCCGGTTGTGAATCTTACGCTGTTGGCAAATTTTCCTGTAGGTTTTTTTGTCACCACATTATAAAATCCGGCAGGGTCGCCCATAGATCCCATGAATCCGGCAGGACCTTTTACGAATTCTATTCTGTCAATAATGGAAGCATCAGGATTGATAGGTCCCCATGTTGAAGAAACGTTCATTCCGTTCATATACGTTGCGATACTTGCTCCTCTCATGAAAACATTAGAGTAAACATTGTCCCAGTGTTCCACTTTTCTGGCACCACTTACGTTACGGACAATTCCTTCAGACATATTTAAGGTGATCTGATCAGCCAGAACCTGTCCGCTTATAGACTGTACATTCTGAGGAAGTTCAATAATCGGAGTCTGTAGCCTTAATGATCCTGAAACCTCATTAAGCTTATATTTTTGATAATATCTTCCGCTGACAACAACTTCTTCAATGTCATTGGATTTAATAGTGTCTTTTTGCTGAGCTAAAGCCAACATGGATGTTAAGACCGCTGCTGCTATTGTTATTTTTTTCATTGTAGATGAATAGTGTTTAATTAAAAAAGATTAGAATTTATAAGTCAGTGTTCCTACTGCATTAATAAGCTTCTGTGGATTGGCTGTAGTATACCCGATCCAGTAATGCTGGTTCGTGAAATTGTCTACTTTTACCCCGATTCTGAATTTTTTAGCATCATAATAGGCGCTGGCATTCAAGACGATATAAGAAGGCAGAGAAAGGACATTGTTTGTTCCTATTTTTGTGTCAGGATTAATGTCTAACATATTGACTACCTTATTCTCGCTGGCATAGTTTCCGCCAATTCCAAAACCTAATCCTTTAAGTCTGCCATCTAAGAACTGATAGCTTGCATATAAATTAACTAAGTAAGGGGAACCAGAGGTGTTAGGCCTTCTGTTTGCAACGGACTCATCAGCCTTTGTATATTTCGAATCGTTATAACTAAAACCTGCAATGGCTGTAAATCCTTTTACCAGATATGCATTAACCTCAAGATCAACACCTTTACTTACGATGGTACCGTCTTGTATAGATGCATTAGGAACATCGGGTAAACTTCTTAAAACATCTTTTACTTTGATGTGGTAATAACTAAACGTGGATGATATTTTCCCGTTTAACAGGCTGGTCTTTATTCCTCCCTCCAGCTGGTTCGCTTGCTGAGGAACAGGTGTTGCCATTATATTGTCACCATTCCTATAGTAATCCAGATTTTTGAAACTGTTCTGGTAGTTTCCAAAAAGGGAAACCTTATCTTTTATCACTTCGTAAACGATTCCCAGTTTGGGAGAAAAAAAGGTTTGGCTTAATTTTTTAGCATCCTCCGGGCTGTCAAAGTTTGAAGGATCGGGTTTATTGATAAAATGGTCTACCCGCAGAGCCATTAAAACATTCAGATTATTTGTAATATTCAAGACATTGGAAATATAGACCGCATAATTATCCTGTATTCCTTTTATAAGGGCAGGTTTCATGCTTGCCGCAGCTGCATCGTATTTTGCTTGTAATGCTGTACCGTTGAAATTTGTGTAATCAAATCCAGACTGATGTAAGGGCACCGGTATTGGATTGCCGTTTGAATCTCTGTCAAATCCATTGATGTCATAAAAGTTTTGATCATTATTTATTCTTAAATAATCAAAGCCTAAAACGACCCGGTTTCTTAAATTTCCGATATGGAAATCACCATTAAAGTTTTGTTGGAAATTGAATGATTTTTTTCTGCTGTCTCTGGTAGATTGGTCGCTTCTGTATAAATCAGTAATTTCATTTCCTGCAAAAAATAAATACGGCATAAATCCATCAGAATAGCTTGAAGAGGTACTGAAATTAGTGGAAGAGGTAATCGCATTAGAGATCGTATAGTTTACCTGTCCGAAAAAGTTGATGCTTCGTCCTGTATTTGTTAAATCCTTCCCTAAATAGGCGTTTTTATAATCCAGATTGAAATCTTTAATACTTTTAACCTTTGCTAGATAGCCACCCGAAAAAAAGAAAAAAGTCTGATCGCTCATACTTTTCATCTGGAATAACTCCATATCCAGGTTAATGCTTAATCGGTCTGTAGGTTTGTAGCTTAAGCTTGGTGCCACAGCGATATTTCTTCTTAAACCTTCTGTCTGGAAAGTTCCTTCATTGGTGTAAGCAGAATTTAATCTGAATAATAGTTTTTTATCTTTGGTAAGAGGAGTGTTGATGTCTACTGCTGCTCTGTACGTGTCATAGCTTCCGCCTGCCAGACTTATATTTCCTCCAAAAGTTTCGAAAGGTTTTTTCGTGATACGATTGATTACTCCGCCATAGCTGGTTAATAAACTTCCGAATAATGTTCCTGAAGGCCCTTTCAAAACTTCAAGCTTTTCCAGGTTAACTGCATCTATTGAGCCTGTTACCGCTCCCAAAACTCCGTTTCTTAAAGAGTTGGCAGAAACAAACCCTCTTAAGCTCACATAAGCGCCTCCGTCACCCGCTCTTCCATTAGAGGTCCACATTGTCTGCAGGCCTGTAATGTTTTTAAAAGCATCATCTACCGTAAAAATTCCCTGATTTTCTAGAATTGTTTTATCTATGCTTGAGTAAACCTGTGGGTTTTCAATAGCTTTTAAAGGCATTTTATTGGAGTACTCACTGTCTTTTTTGACATAAGTGTTGATGATCACTTCATCAATGCTTTTTAAGGCGGTTGAATCCTTTTCCTGAGACAAAACCAGTATAGAACCCAGCAATGAGGCACAGATCAGTACATTCTTCATGAAAGTCAAATTTTTTGCAAATATATTGTTTTTAATTGTTCTAAATAAATAACAGGATTGATATTTATCATGAAATTATTAGGTGCTGAATAACAAAACCCCGCTTCAGTCACTGCTGAAGCGGGGTTTTTATGAGATTTTATTATTGATTTCTTAAGCCGGGATTTCTCCTTTGTATAAGAAAGAAATAATTTCTTTGTTCATTTTGTCAACCATTTCACTGAATAAGTGGAATGATTCCTGTTTGTAGATTACCAATGGATCTTTCTGCTCGTAAACGGCACCTTGAGAAGATCTTCTCAGGTCATCCATTTCACGAAGGTGAAGTTTCCAGTTTTCATCAATGATAGATAAAGTAATGTTCTTTTCAAAATCATTGATCAGGCTTTCACACTGAGTATCGTAAGCTTCTTTCAGATCAGCAACAATAGTCATTGTTTTGTGTCCGTCTGTAAAAGGAACCTGGATCATTTTGAACATTGAACCCTGATTCTGATAAACATTCTCAATAATAGGGAATGATTTTTCTTTCAGTAAGCTCAGCTTCATTTTATAATCTTCCTGAGCTGCTTTGAAAAGGATATCTGTTAATTCCGGAACCTGTTTAGTCTTTAGATCATTTTCAGAGACAGGAGATTCCATGGTGAAAAACTTAATGATATCAAATTCGAAATCTTTATAGTTTCCTGTCGCTTTTCCTTTTGTAACAATAGAGTTGGAAACATCAAAGATCATGTTTGTAATGTCATACTTCAGGTGATCCCCGAACAAAGCATTCTTTCTTCTCTTGTAGATCACATCACGCTGCTTGTTCATTACGTCATCATACTCAAGAAGTCTCTTTCTGATACCGAAGTTATTTTCCTCTACTTTTTTCTGCGCTCTTTCAATAGACTTGCTGATCATTGAATGCTGAATCACTTCACCATCTTTATGACCCATTCTGTCCATCATTTTAGCAATTCTTTCAGAACCGAATAAACGCATCAGGTTATCTTCAAGAGATACATAGAACTGAGAACTTCCCGGATCTCCCTGACGTCCCGCTCTACCTCTAAGCTGTCTGTCAACACGTCTTGAGTCATGTCTTTCAGTACCGATAATCGCTAAACCACCTGCTTCTTTTACTTCTTTAGACAGTTTAATATCCGTACCACGACCAGCCATGTTGGTCGCAATTGTTACAGCACCCGGTTGTCCAGCTCCTGCTACAATTTCTGCTTCCTTCTTGTGAAGCTTCGCGTTCAACACCTGATGAGGTATTTTTCTTAATTGAAGTGCTTTTGAAAGTAACTGAGAAATTTCAACAGACGTTGTACCTACCAGTACAGGTCTTTTTGCTGCGGTTAACTTTTCAATTTCTTCAATTACAGCATTATATTTTTCTCTATTAGTTTTGAAAACTAAATCCTGTCTGTCGTGTCTTATAATCGGACGGTTGGTAGGAATTACCACAACATCTAATTTGTAGATTTCCCAAAGTTCCCCAGCCTCTGTTTCAGCAGTACCCGTCATCCCCGCAAGTTTATTGTACATACGGAAATAGTTCTGAAGCGTTACTGTCGCAAAAGTTTGAGTTGCTGCCTCGATTTTTACATTTTCTTTCGCTTCAATCGCCTGGTGAAGACCGTCTGAATAACGGCGTCCTTCCATGATACGACCTGTCTGCTCGTCAACGATTTTTACTTCACCATCAATGACTACATACTCATCATCTTTTTCAAATAATGTATATGCTTTTAAAAGCTGGCTCATCGTGTGTACACGCTCAGATTTTTCTGCAAAGTCAGAGAAAAGTCTCTCTTTAGCTTCAAATTCTTCCTCTTTGGATAAGTTTCTGGCTTCCACTTCAGCGATTTCTGTTCCGATATCCGGAAGAACGAAGAAGTTATTGTCAGAGTTACCTTGAGACATGTATTCAACTCCTTTGTCAGTAAGATCAACCTGATTATTTTTTTCCTCTATTACAAAATAAAGATCTTTATCTACAATCGGCATATCACGGTTGTTGTCCTGCATGTATTGGCCTTCAACTTTCTGAAGCAATGCTCTGTTTCCGCTTTCTGATAAAAACTTGATTAATTGTCTGTTTTTAGGAAGACCTCTGTAGGCCTGAAGCAATTTGAATCCTCCTTCTTTTGTATTTCCGGCAGTGATTAACTTTTTAGCTTCATTGAAGATCGCAGAAACTGTTTTCTTCTGAACATCCACAATTCTGTCGATAGAAGGCTTAAGAACATCAAATTCCTGTCTGTCTCCCTGAGGAACAGGACCGGAAATAATCAATGGAGTTCTTGCATCATCTACCAATACGGAGTCAACTTCATCCACGATCGCAAAGTTCAATTCTCTTTGTACCAGTTCTGAAGGTGAAGTCACCATGTTATCTCTCAAATAATCGAAACCGAATTCGTTATTTGTTCCGTAAGTAATATCTGAATTGTATGCTTTTCTTCTTCCGTCTGAGTTAGGCTGGTGGTTATCGATACAGTCAATAGACATTCCATGGAACTGATACAATGGCCCCATCCAGGCGGAGTCTCTTTTGGCAAGATAGTCATTCACCGTTACAACGTGAACTCCTCTTTCCGGAAGTGCATTCAGGTAGATAGGTAATGTTCCCACTAAGGTCTTACCTTCACCCGTTGCCATTTCTGTGATTTTACCGCTGTGAAGAATAACCCCACCGATAAACTGTACATCGTAATGAACCATATCCCAGTTGACAGGTGTTCCTGCAGCATCCCATGAGTTTTTCCAAACGGCAGTATCTCCCTGGATTTCCACGAAATCTTTACCTGCAGCAGCCAATTGTCTGTCCCAGTCCGTTGCTTTAGTACGGATCTCTCCGTTCTGAGCCCATCTTCTTGCTGTTTCTTTTACCAATGAAAAAGCTTCAGGAAGAATCTGTCCAAGGACTTTCTCTTCAATGTCGTATGATTCTTTTTTAAGAGTCTCAATTTTTGCGAAAAGAGCCTCTTTCTCATCAACGTTAGATGAGTTTTTTATCTGCTCTTGTACCTGTTCTATTTGAGTTGTTATCTTGCTGGTTGCAGATTTAATATTTTCTTTAAACTCAGCAGTTTTCTCTCTCAAACCATCATCAGACAATTGCTGAATGCTTGGTTCAACAGCTTTGATTTTTGTTACAACTTTTTTTACTTCTTTTAGGTCCTGCGCTTTTTTGTCTCCCAAAAACCCTTTAAGAACTTTGTTTAAAAAACTCATAAATATTTTGCTTTATGCTTAAAGCGATATGCCTTAAGCGTTTTACTGACACGCTTATCGTGTGAATTTTATATATAAAAAAGGGCAAATAAGCTCTAAGCATACTGCCTAAAGCTTATCGCTTTAATTAATATTCGTCTTCGTTCCAAAGGAAATCCTCGTCGGTAGGATAGTCGCTCCAAACCTCTTCGATAGATTCATAGATTTCTCCTTCGTCTTCGATTGCCTGAAGGTTTTCCACTACTTCCATTGGTGCACCAGTTCTGATTGCATAGTCAATAAGTTCTGCTTTTGTCATTGGCCAAGGTGCGTCACTTAGATATGAGGCTAATTCTAATGTCCAGTACATAATTTTCTGATTTTTTTTGCAAAAGTATAAAATTAGCTTATATTAAACGCTTTTTTATACTTGATTTTCAATTCTTTTTGATTAATTTTTGTTCATTGTCCGTCATAGACCGCATTACAGCTGTACTGACAACTTACATGTTGTCATTTTCTCAAAAACCATTCCACAAATTTTTTTATGCCATTTTGGAAGTCTGTGTCTGGTTTGTAGCCTATTAATGTCTTCGCTTTTGTGATATCTGCATTGGTTTTCTGGACATCTCCCGGCTGCATTGGCAGATTTTTTTTAGTGGCAGAAATTTCCAGCGTGTGTTCTATGGTCGCAACCATTTCGGATAAAGTAACGACTTCACTTTCTCCAAGGTTAATGATTTCATACACACCGGAATGAGTCTCCAAATACAGGACAGACTTTATAATTCCGTCAATAATATCATCAATATACGTATAGTCTCTTGCTGTATTCCCGTCACCATAGAACGGGATTTCCTGGCCCTCCGATATCAGTTTTGTGAATTTGTGAATGGCAAGATCGGGTCTCTGTCTGGGGCCGTATACTGTGAAAAACCGAAGCTGGACCATATCAATATGATACAGATTATGATAGACATGTCCCAGTATTTCGCCACTCCTTTTTGTAGCAGCATAAGGAGAAATAGGATGGTCTACATTATCGCTTTCCGCAAATGGAATTTTTTCATTGTTTCCGTATACACTTGAAGAAGATGCACATACAAATTTATTGATATTGAATTCTTTACAGAGTTCCCAGAGATTCATAGTGCCGCGCACGTTTACTTCTTCATACTCCAGGGGTCTTTCAATGGATGGACGAACGCCGGCAAGCGCTGCAAGGTGAATGACAAGATCAATATCGTGATTGTTAAAAATAGTTTCAAGTCCCTTCTTATCACGGATATCCTGATAATACATCTGGTATTTATCTGACTGGGAATAATCAGTTAAATATCTGATATCGGTCTCTTTGTCTGAAAACTCAAAATCCGAAATTTTATCAATAGACTCTAAAGTATTTTTAATTTTTATCTGATAACTATAGAAATCATCAAAATTGTCAACGTTTATGACAGAATGTCCATGTCTTAATAATTGTTCTATTAAATGGGAGCCTATAAATCCGCTTCCTCCTGTTATAAGATAAGTCATTTGTGGTTTTTTAGTGGGACAAAAATATAAATTTACTTTTTGAAAATATAATCATTAAATTTACTTAAAAAAGTAATATAAATAGTATGCAGTTTCAAGGGCAAATTTTAAAAATGACGAGCTATGATGCACAGCCGATCCAGTATTATCTGAATCTTTCAGGAGATCTTATCCATATGAATGAGCTGTTCGGGAAAGAACTGAGTATAAAACATACGGGATTTCAATGTGTCAATTGTGGGGAAAATAAGCCTATTTACAGAATGGGATTCTGCAAAAGCTGTTTCTTTGAAAGTCCTTATGCCAGTGATACAATCATTCGTCCGGAGCTTTCTACAGCCCATTTAGGGGTTGCTGAACGTGATCTGGAAGTGGAAAAACAAATCCAGCTGCAGCCTCATACCGTATATCTTGCCTATACGGGAGATGTAAAGGTAGGCGTGACGAGGAATACTCAGATTCCGACAAGATGGATCGACCAGGGAGCTACTTTTGCACTTCCGATTGCCAGAACAGAGAACCGTTACGAAGCCGGAATGATAGAAGTAGCCCTAAAAGAACACCTTCCGGATAAGACAAACTGGAGAAAAATGCTTCAGGATGATTTTGAGGGAGAAATAGATCTTGCCGATTTTCAGCAGAAGATCAGACAGTATTTCCCTGAAGATTTCCAGAAGTTCTACAGTGAAGGAGAAGATGTCTGGAAGTTTGATTATCCTTTTGAAAAGCCTGAAAAAGTGACTTCATTTACCTTGGATAAAAAACCTGAATTTTCTGGAAAGCTGACAGGAATCAAAGGGCAGTATCTTAGTTTTGAGGGTGGAAATTTTATTAACATTAGAGGACACGAAGGATATGTGATCGAATTGGAGATAAAAAATTAATCTTATATTTAAGATAACAAAAACCAAATCACAAATATGAAAAAGTGGGTCAAAAAGTTATTAATAAGCCTGGGAATTCTGCTGCTCATACTTCTTGCAGCGAATTTCGGACTGAATATATGGCTGAAAACCCAGCTTCCTGATTACATCAAGAAGAATACGGCTTATAAGGTTTCCTACAAAACCCTGGATGTAGATTTAGGTTCTGGAAATATCTTCGTATCCGGAATAACGGTAAACAGTAAAGACCCTCAGAATACAAATGTTATTGGCCTTCAGGGAACAATTGATACCTTAAAGATCAGTCGTTTCGGAATTTATGATGCCATTTTTAATAAAAGAATCAGCTCGTCAGATCTTCTGTTGGCAAAACCTAATTTAAATATAAGTCTGGCAAAACCTGTTGATCATAAAACAGGCAAGAAAAGAAACCCGGTTCTGTTTGAAAATATCAGAATCAATAAAGGAACAATCAATATTTTCAAACATACCAAACAGAAGTTTTTATCTGTACAGGAGCTGGACTTGTTTGTAGAAAATCTTCAGATGACTGAAGAGTCTGTAGATGATAAACTTCCGGTTGTGTTTGACCGTTATACTATTAAAGGAAAGAATTTTTTCTTCCGTCCGGACAATGTATACGCCATCACCATCAGCAATATCAATACTTCTGACGGGCAAATGTCAGTCGGGAATTTCAGACTGATTCCTCTGCTGTCTTTTAATCAGTTTAAAAGATTTTATCCCCAAAAACCTACACTTTTTGAGTTTTCCATTCCCAAAATGGATTTTAAAGACGTGGTTTTAGAGAAAAATAAAATTTCACTCGCCAATGCTGATTTTCAAAATCCGGTTCTTACCGTTTATAAGACCGGAGTAAAGCCGAAAAAAGTAGAGAAAAAACAGAAT includes:
- a CDS encoding TonB-dependent siderophore receptor, with the protein product MKKITIAAAVLTSMLALAQQKDTIKSNDIEEVVVSGRYYQKYKLNEVSGSLRLQTPIIELPQNVQSISGQVLADQITLNMSEGIVRNVSGARKVEHWDNVYSNVFMRGASIATYMNGMNVSSTWGPINPDASIIDRIEFVKGPAGFMGSMGDPAGFYNVVTKKPTGKFANSVRFTTGSYNLFRGEADLDGVIVKDGVLDYRVNLMGSSNKSWSENDKTSKIIIAPSITFRPTKTTTFTAQYNYQYLKFNQPGAYLMSNDGYASLNVHTNFNDPNFKKTEVKDQSLFLTLDQKLFKDWVWSTQYAYMDMNYDGGSWWGTFDPNDKNIFNRTVSNWQAVGKNHIFQTYLRGSLNTGNIVHKIIAGFDYGDRKYNADFSGYGPGVYPINIQNVQYGVNPSTLPPDSFYTLNSSAPFYNDQGVKYTSYYAQDQIEMFNNKLRVTLAGRYTSGTTFAGYPYYSEGNIVPKDKAGEFTPRVGISYSINEDLSAYGIFDKTFVPQSGTGINQTKITDPFRGQNLEVGLKKDWFGGKWNSTFAVYEIRRQNILTNGSKDQNNGIAFQVATGEQRARGFEADIKGEIIKGLNIVVNYAYTDAKTIKDNTPELIGQQSPGNAKNVQNTWLSYRFEHGHLKGFGISAGYQYQGGRQSWFGTSAKQDQSLEDYFDTNFGISYVAKKFDVNLLLNNVLNRKLYSGYRPDDGSYAWIYNAPRNWRLSIGYKF
- a CDS encoding TonB-dependent siderophore receptor, which gives rise to MKNVLICASLLGSILVLSQEKDSTALKSIDEVIINTYVKKDSEYSNKMPLKAIENPQVYSSIDKTILENQGIFTVDDAFKNITGLQTMWTSNGRAGDGGAYVSLRGFVSANSLRNGVLGAVTGSIDAVNLEKLEVLKGPSGTLFGSLLTSYGGVINRITKKPFETFGGNISLAGGSYDTYRAAVDINTPLTKDKKLLFRLNSAYTNEGTFQTEGLRRNIAVAPSLSYKPTDRLSINLDMELFQMKSMSDQTFFFFSGGYLAKVKSIKDFNLDYKNAYLGKDLTNTGRSINFFGQVNYTISNAITSSTNFSTSSSYSDGFMPYLFFAGNEITDLYRSDQSTRDSRKKSFNFQQNFNGDFHIGNLRNRVVLGFDYLRINNDQNFYDINGFDRDSNGNPIPVPLHQSGFDYTNFNGTALQAKYDAAAASMKPALIKGIQDNYAVYISNVLNITNNLNVLMALRVDHFINKPDPSNFDSPEDAKKLSQTFFSPKLGIVYEVIKDKVSLFGNYQNSFKNLDYYRNGDNIMATPVPQQANQLEGGIKTSLLNGKISSTFSYYHIKVKDVLRSLPDVPNASIQDGTIVSKGVDLEVNAYLVKGFTAIAGFSYNDSKYTKADESVANRRPNTSGSPYLVNLYASYQFLDGRLKGLGFGIGGNYASENKVVNMLDINPDTKIGTNNVLSLPSYIVLNASAYYDAKKFRIGVKVDNFTNQHYWIGYTTANPQKLINAVGTLTYKF
- the secA gene encoding preprotein translocase subunit SecA; the protein is MSFLNKVLKGFLGDKKAQDLKEVKKVVTKIKAVEPSIQQLSDDGLREKTAEFKENIKSATSKITTQIEQVQEQIKNSSNVDEKEALFAKIETLKKESYDIEEKVLGQILPEAFSLVKETARRWAQNGEIRTKATDWDRQLAAAGKDFVEIQGDTAVWKNSWDAAGTPVNWDMVHYDVQFIGGVILHSGKITEMATGEGKTLVGTLPIYLNALPERGVHVVTVNDYLAKRDSAWMGPLYQFHGMSIDCIDNHQPNSDGRRKAYNSDITYGTNNEFGFDYLRDNMVTSPSELVQRELNFAIVDEVDSVLVDDARTPLIISGPVPQGDRQEFDVLKPSIDRIVDVQKKTVSAIFNEAKKLITAGNTKEGGFKLLQAYRGLPKNRQLIKFLSESGNRALLQKVEGQYMQDNNRDMPIVDKDLYFVIEEKNNQVDLTDKGVEYMSQGNSDNNFFVLPDIGTEIAEVEARNLSKEEEFEAKERLFSDFAEKSERVHTMSQLLKAYTLFEKDDEYVVIDGEVKIVDEQTGRIMEGRRYSDGLHQAIEAKENVKIEAATQTFATVTLQNYFRMYNKLAGMTGTAETEAGELWEIYKLDVVVIPTNRPIIRHDRQDLVFKTNREKYNAVIEEIEKLTAAKRPVLVGTTSVEISQLLSKALQLRKIPHQVLNAKLHKKEAEIVAGAGQPGAVTIATNMAGRGTDIKLSKEVKEAGGLAIIGTERHDSRRVDRQLRGRAGRQGDPGSSQFYVSLEDNLMRLFGSERIAKMMDRMGHKDGEVIQHSMISKSIERAQKKVEENNFGIRKRLLEYDDVMNKQRDVIYKRRKNALFGDHLKYDITNMIFDVSNSIVTKGKATGNYKDFEFDIIKFFTMESPVSENDLKTKQVPELTDILFKAAQEDYKMKLSLLKEKSFPIIENVYQNQGSMFKMIQVPFTDGHKTMTIVADLKEAYDTQCESLINDFEKNITLSIIDENWKLHLREMDDLRRSSQGAVYEQKDPLVIYKQESFHLFSEMVDKMNKEIISFLYKGEIPA
- a CDS encoding DUF2795 domain-containing protein, translated to MYWTLELASYLSDAPWPMTKAELIDYAIRTGAPMEVVENLQAIEDEGEIYESIEEVWSDYPTDEDFLWNEDEY
- a CDS encoding GDP-mannose 4,6-dehydratase; translation: MTYLITGGSGFIGSHLIEQLLRHGHSVINVDNFDDFYSYQIKIKNTLESIDKISDFEFSDKETDIRYLTDYSQSDKYQMYYQDIRDKKGLETIFNNHDIDLVIHLAALAGVRPSIERPLEYEEVNVRGTMNLWELCKEFNINKFVCASSSSVYGNNEKIPFAESDNVDHPISPYAATKRSGEILGHVYHNLYHIDMVQLRFFTVYGPRQRPDLAIHKFTKLISEGQEIPFYGDGNTARDYTYIDDIIDGIIKSVLYLETHSGVYEIINLGESEVVTLSEMVATIEHTLEISATKKNLPMQPGDVQKTNADITKAKTLIGYKPDTDFQNGIKKFVEWFLRK
- a CDS encoding DUF2797 domain-containing protein — its product is MQFQGQILKMTSYDAQPIQYYLNLSGDLIHMNELFGKELSIKHTGFQCVNCGENKPIYRMGFCKSCFFESPYASDTIIRPELSTAHLGVAERDLEVEKQIQLQPHTVYLAYTGDVKVGVTRNTQIPTRWIDQGATFALPIARTENRYEAGMIEVALKEHLPDKTNWRKMLQDDFEGEIDLADFQQKIRQYFPEDFQKFYSEGEDVWKFDYPFEKPEKVTSFTLDKKPEFSGKLTGIKGQYLSFEGGNFINIRGHEGYVIELEIKN